A single window of Rhodococcus jostii RHA1 DNA harbors:
- a CDS encoding type IV toxin-antitoxin system AbiEi family antitoxin domain-containing protein yields MTSTQFAALKDVADAQFGLISHTQLHALGFPRSRVRHRVESGRWQAVLHGVYSVSNGPITREMSLEAALLFGGKGAVLSHHTAAEEWQMIRVDPAHPVHITVPYGRSAITQPPTVVGAGLASVSLCHREGTVVHPGVVVHPGVVVHRSRAHDYIAVDTDQPRTARADTALDVAVAEPTARDAYTRLIALVTNARIPLRDIRRRMEERRPRRYGKVLEDAVRLLADGVQSVLEYRYATDVEDAHGLPRARRQSPVVVDGRTLFEDCDYSDHGVPLIVRLDGRRAHAMAEVAFRDRRRDNAAELQGRPRLVYGFDEVTKNPCVVAREVETVLVREGWVRPGDNPCRACEWSRSAETP; encoded by the coding sequence ATGACCTCTACGCAATTCGCCGCCCTGAAAGACGTCGCCGACGCGCAGTTCGGCCTGATCAGCCACACGCAACTTCACGCCCTCGGGTTTCCCCGCAGCAGGGTTCGGCACCGCGTCGAATCCGGTCGGTGGCAAGCAGTGCTCCACGGTGTCTATTCGGTGAGCAACGGACCGATCACACGCGAGATGTCGCTGGAAGCCGCGCTGCTTTTCGGGGGCAAGGGCGCAGTCCTCAGCCACCACACGGCCGCTGAGGAATGGCAGATGATTCGCGTCGATCCCGCACACCCCGTGCACATCACCGTTCCTTATGGACGATCGGCCATCACCCAGCCTCCGACCGTTGTCGGTGCGGGCCTCGCTTCGGTCAGTTTGTGCCACCGGGAAGGAACTGTCGTGCATCCGGGAGTTGTCGTGCATCCGGGAGTTGTCGTGCACCGGTCGAGGGCCCATGATTACATTGCCGTCGACACGGACCAACCCCGGACGGCAAGGGCGGATACGGCTCTGGATGTAGCTGTCGCCGAGCCCACGGCCCGGGACGCGTACACCCGGCTCATCGCCCTCGTGACCAATGCGCGGATCCCGCTGCGGGACATCCGGCGACGCATGGAGGAGCGACGACCGCGTCGGTACGGCAAGGTGCTAGAGGATGCGGTGCGACTGCTCGCCGACGGCGTCCAGTCGGTGCTCGAGTACCGCTACGCCACCGACGTCGAGGACGCGCACGGGCTTCCGCGGGCGCGGCGGCAGTCACCCGTGGTCGTGGACGGGCGCACCCTCTTCGAGGACTGCGACTACTCCGACCACGGTGTGCCGCTCATCGTGCGACTCGACGGACGCCGCGCGCACGCCATGGCGGAGGTCGCGTTCCGGGACCGCCGACGCGACAATGCCGCGGAACTGCAGGGGCGGCCTCGACTGGTCTACGGATTCGACGAGGTGACGAAGAACCCGTGTGTGGTGGCCCGCGAAGTGGAGACCGTGCTGGTGCGGGAGGGGTGGGTGAGGCCCGGCGACAACCCCTGCCGGGCCTGTGAGTGGTCAAGGAGTGCAGAGACTCCTTAA
- a CDS encoding class I SAM-dependent methyltransferase has translation MTTLKASRSQDHKLTIAEILETLSDGMLPLRFSAYDGSAAGPEDAPYGLHLKTTRGTTYLATAPGDLGMARAYVSGDLEARGVHPGDPYEILRVMGDELHFRRPSALTLAAITRSLGWDLLRPIAPPPQEHLPRWRRVAEGLRHSKSRDAEVIHHHYDVSNTFYEYVLGPSMTYTCACYENTEQTLEEAQENKYRLVFEKLGLQPGDRLLDIGCGWGSMVRYAARRGVKVIGATLSREQAEWAQKAIAEEGLSDLAEVRFSDYRDVPETGFDAISSIGLTEHIGVGNYPAYFGLLQSKLREGGRLLNHCITRPDNQSQARAGGFIDRYVFPDGELTGSGRIITEIQNVGLEVRHEENLREHYALTLAGWCQNLVDNWDACVAEVGEGTARVWGLYMAGSRLGFERNVVQLHQVLAVKLGPKGEAHVPLRPWWK, from the coding sequence ATGACAACTCTGAAAGCTTCACGCTCCCAAGATCACAAGCTGACCATCGCAGAGATACTCGAAACTCTGTCCGACGGTATGCTCCCCCTGCGGTTCTCCGCCTACGACGGCAGCGCCGCCGGCCCGGAGGACGCCCCCTACGGTCTCCACCTCAAGACGACCCGGGGCACCACCTACCTGGCGACCGCCCCCGGCGACCTCGGCATGGCCCGGGCCTACGTGTCCGGCGACCTCGAGGCCCGTGGCGTCCACCCCGGTGACCCCTACGAGATCCTCCGTGTCATGGGCGACGAGCTGCACTTCCGTCGCCCGTCCGCGCTCACGCTCGCCGCGATCACGCGCTCGCTCGGCTGGGATCTGCTGCGCCCCATCGCCCCTCCCCCGCAGGAGCATCTCCCGCGGTGGCGTCGAGTCGCGGAAGGGTTGCGGCACTCCAAGTCCCGCGACGCCGAGGTCATCCACCACCACTACGACGTCTCGAACACCTTCTACGAGTACGTCCTCGGCCCGTCCATGACCTACACGTGTGCGTGCTATGAGAACACCGAGCAGACCCTCGAAGAAGCACAGGAGAACAAGTACCGCCTCGTCTTCGAGAAGCTCGGTCTCCAGCCCGGCGACCGACTGCTCGACATCGGTTGCGGCTGGGGATCGATGGTCCGGTACGCCGCCCGCCGCGGCGTCAAGGTGATCGGCGCCACCCTGTCCCGCGAACAGGCCGAATGGGCGCAGAAGGCCATCGCCGAAGAAGGACTGTCCGACCTCGCCGAGGTCCGGTTCTCCGACTACCGCGACGTCCCCGAGACCGGATTCGACGCCATCTCCTCGATCGGCCTGACCGAGCACATCGGTGTCGGCAACTACCCCGCCTACTTCGGACTGCTGCAGAGCAAACTCCGCGAGGGCGGCCGGCTGCTGAACCACTGCATCACCCGACCCGACAACCAGAGTCAGGCGCGCGCAGGCGGATTCATCGACCGGTACGTCTTCCCCGACGGCGAACTCACCGGCTCCGGACGCATCATCACCGAGATCCAGAACGTCGGACTCGAGGTGCGGCACGAGGAGAACCTGCGCGAACACTACGCACTCACCCTCGCCGGATGGTGCCAGAACCTCGTCGACAACTGGGACGCCTGCGTCGCCGAAGTCGGCGAAGGCACCGCACGCGTCTGGGGCCTCTACATGGCCGGGTCGCGGCTGGGCTTCGAACGCAACGTCGTTCAGCTGCACCAGGTCCTCGCCGTCAAGCTCGGCCCCAAGGGCGAGGCGCACGTCCCGCTGCGTCCGTGGTGGAAGTAA
- a CDS encoding FAD-binding oxidoreductase — protein sequence MREGGRPFRAHRTLPVTGIDAHRAGVERLLASYRAIPTDATVRLAKKTSNLFRARAQTSAPGLDVSGLGGVISVDEQARTADVAGMCTYEDLVDATLPYGLAPLVVPQLKTITLGGAVTGLGIESTSFRSGLPHESVLEIDVLTGNGDIVTATPEGENSDLFWGFPNSYGTLGYSTRLRIQLEPVKRYVALRHLRFDSLDELQSTMDRIVTERIHDGIPVDYLDGVVFTASESYLTLGHQTDEGGPVSDYTGQNIFYRSIQHSSVNHPKTDKLTIRDYLWRWDTDWFWCSRAFGAQNPTIRRLWPKSLLRSSFYWKLIALDHKYDIGDRLEKRKGNPPRERVVQDVEVPIDRTVDFVRWFLDEIPIEPLWLCPLRLREPAPAGASSQRPWPLYPLEPKRTYVNIGFWSSVPIVPGRPEGAANRLIEDKVSDFDGHKSLYSDSYYSREDFERLYYGGNRYTELKKRYDPKSRLLDLFSKAVQRR from the coding sequence ATGCGGGAGGGTGGACGCCCCTTCCGTGCGCATCGCACTCTGCCCGTCACCGGGATCGACGCTCACCGCGCCGGCGTCGAACGGCTTCTCGCGTCCTACCGCGCGATTCCCACGGACGCCACCGTGCGACTCGCGAAGAAGACGTCCAACCTGTTCCGGGCACGGGCCCAGACCAGCGCGCCCGGCCTCGACGTCTCCGGTCTCGGCGGAGTCATCTCGGTGGACGAGCAGGCCCGCACCGCGGATGTCGCCGGAATGTGCACATACGAAGACCTGGTGGACGCCACCCTGCCGTACGGGCTGGCGCCGCTGGTGGTTCCACAACTCAAGACCATCACACTCGGCGGCGCGGTCACCGGCCTCGGCATCGAGTCGACGTCGTTCCGCAGCGGGCTCCCCCACGAATCGGTCCTCGAGATCGACGTCCTGACCGGCAACGGCGACATCGTCACCGCGACACCGGAAGGCGAGAACTCCGACCTGTTCTGGGGATTCCCCAACTCCTACGGAACCCTCGGCTACTCCACACGGCTGCGCATCCAACTCGAGCCCGTCAAAAGGTATGTGGCACTGCGGCATCTGCGTTTCGATTCCCTGGACGAACTGCAGTCGACGATGGATCGCATCGTCACCGAGCGCATCCACGACGGCATCCCCGTCGACTACCTGGACGGCGTCGTGTTCACCGCATCCGAGAGTTACCTGACGCTGGGCCATCAGACCGACGAGGGCGGCCCCGTCAGCGACTACACCGGGCAGAACATCTTCTACCGGTCCATTCAGCACAGTTCCGTGAACCACCCCAAAACGGACAAACTCACCATCCGAGACTACCTGTGGCGCTGGGACACCGACTGGTTCTGGTGCTCGCGCGCCTTCGGCGCCCAGAACCCCACCATCCGCCGGCTGTGGCCGAAGAGCCTCCTCCGCAGCAGCTTCTACTGGAAGCTCATCGCCCTCGACCACAAGTACGACATCGGCGACCGACTCGAGAAGCGCAAGGGCAACCCGCCGCGCGAACGCGTCGTGCAGGACGTCGAAGTGCCCATCGACCGCACCGTGGACTTCGTCCGATGGTTCCTCGACGAGATCCCGATCGAACCGCTGTGGCTGTGCCCGTTGCGGTTGCGGGAACCCGCCCCCGCCGGCGCGTCCTCGCAACGCCCCTGGCCCCTGTACCCCCTCGAACCGAAACGCACATACGTGAACATCGGATTCTGGTCGTCGGTGCCCATCGTTCCGGGCCGACCCGAGGGGGCGGCGAATCGGCTGATCGAAGACAAGGTCAGCGACTTCGACGGACACAAGTCCCTCTACTCCGATTCGTACTATTCACGGGAAGACTTCGAACGCCTCTACTACGGCGGCAATCGATACACGGAACTGAAAAAACGCTACGACCCGAAATCACGATTACTGGACCTTTTCTCCAAGGCGGTGCAACGTCGATGA
- a CDS encoding SRPBCC family protein gives MGQVSASSSITVAATPEKALAALTDYETVRPRILSEQYLDYRVLEGGQGGGTVAQWTLKATEKRSRDIKATVTVAGNTITETDANSSLVTTWVVAPSGSGSTVTTTTEWKGAGGIGGFFEKTFAPLGLKKIQGQVLANLERELA, from the coding sequence GTGGGCCAGGTCAGCGCGAGCAGTTCGATCACCGTCGCAGCCACACCGGAGAAGGCGCTCGCGGCTTTGACGGACTACGAGACGGTGCGTCCGCGCATCCTCTCGGAGCAGTACCTGGACTACCGCGTCCTCGAGGGTGGGCAGGGCGGCGGCACCGTCGCGCAGTGGACGTTGAAGGCCACCGAGAAGCGGTCCCGCGACATCAAGGCCACGGTCACCGTGGCGGGCAACACGATCACGGAGACGGACGCGAACTCGTCGCTCGTCACCACCTGGGTCGTCGCCCCGAGCGGCAGCGGTTCCACGGTCACCACGACCACCGAGTGGAAGGGCGCGGGCGGCATCGGGGGCTTCTTCGAGAAGACGTTCGCGCCGCTGGGTCTGAAGAAGATTCAGGGGCAGGTGCTGGCGAACCTCGAGCGCGAACTCGCCTGA
- a CDS encoding YbaB/EbfC family nucleoid-associated protein, which yields MQPGGQPDMSALLAQAQQMQQQLMAAQQEMAEAEVTGQAGGGLVTATVKGTGEVVGLKIDPKVVDPDDVETLQDLVIGAIEDASNKAQEIAAQKLGPLAGGFGGGGLPGLPGF from the coding sequence GTGCAACCAGGTGGACAACCCGACATGTCGGCGCTCCTCGCGCAGGCACAGCAGATGCAGCAGCAGCTGATGGCCGCCCAGCAGGAGATGGCCGAGGCCGAGGTCACCGGGCAGGCCGGTGGCGGACTCGTGACCGCGACGGTCAAGGGGACAGGTGAAGTGGTCGGTCTGAAGATCGATCCGAAGGTCGTCGATCCCGACGACGTGGAAACTCTGCAGGACCTCGTGATCGGTGCGATCGAGGACGCGTCGAACAAGGCGCAGGAGATCGCGGCGCAGAAGCTCGGTCCGCTCGCGGGCGGATTCGGTGGGGGAGGCCTGCCCGGTCTCCCCGGTTTCTAG
- the recR gene encoding recombination mediator RecR, producing MYEGPVQDLIDELGKLPGVGPKSAQRIAFHLLSVEPPEIDRLKNALQRVRDGVQFCVVCGTVSDKEHCRICADPRRDRTVICVVEEPKDVQAVERTREFKGRYHVLGGALDPLSGVGPDQLRIRELLARIGNQEDGVDVSEVIIATDPNTEGEATATYLVRMLRDFPGLTVSRLASGLPMGGDLEFADELTLGRALSGRRTL from the coding sequence GTGTACGAAGGTCCGGTTCAGGATCTGATCGACGAGCTCGGCAAGCTGCCCGGCGTCGGGCCGAAGAGCGCACAGCGCATCGCGTTCCACCTGCTCAGCGTCGAGCCGCCGGAGATCGACCGGCTCAAGAATGCGCTGCAGCGGGTGCGCGACGGCGTCCAGTTCTGCGTGGTGTGCGGCACGGTCTCCGACAAGGAGCACTGCCGCATCTGCGCCGACCCGCGCCGTGACCGCACGGTGATCTGTGTGGTCGAGGAGCCGAAGGACGTCCAGGCCGTCGAGCGCACCCGCGAGTTCAAGGGCCGCTATCACGTTCTGGGCGGTGCGCTGGATCCGCTGTCCGGGGTGGGCCCCGATCAGCTCCGTATCCGGGAGTTGCTCGCGCGCATCGGCAATCAGGAGGACGGCGTCGACGTCTCCGAGGTGATCATCGCGACCGACCCCAACACCGAGGGGGAGGCCACCGCGACGTATCTGGTGCGGATGCTGCGGGACTTCCCCGGGCTGACGGTCAGCCGGCTCGCGTCGGGTCTGCCGATGGGCGGCGACCTCGAGTTCGCCGACGAGCTCACGCTGGGCAGGGCGTTGTCGGGGAGACGCACGCTGTGA
- a CDS encoding TetR family transcriptional regulator, which yields MTSDPGTAAPVKRTAEQSRSLIVDAAGRAFATRPYREITLKDIAEDAGVSAPLIIKYFGSKEQLFDALVDFRAAAEIVFSGPLDGLGERMVSMFARPLEPYKPLSLNILFMSGPSEESSRKLRANYSAQMIDALAERLPGRDARLRAELVMSMLTGLAVMRRKMMQEHATGTPEEVVAHYAPLVQELLDG from the coding sequence GTGACGTCGGATCCGGGCACTGCCGCGCCGGTGAAGCGGACGGCCGAGCAGTCGCGGTCGCTGATCGTCGACGCTGCGGGCCGGGCGTTCGCGACGCGTCCGTACCGGGAGATCACGCTCAAGGACATCGCCGAGGACGCCGGGGTCAGCGCGCCGCTGATCATCAAGTACTTCGGGTCGAAGGAGCAGCTGTTCGACGCGCTCGTCGATTTCCGTGCCGCCGCGGAGATCGTGTTCAGCGGTCCGCTGGACGGTCTCGGTGAGCGGATGGTGTCGATGTTCGCGCGGCCACTCGAGCCGTATAAGCCGCTGTCGCTGAACATCCTGTTCATGAGCGGGCCGAGCGAGGAGAGCAGTCGCAAGCTTCGCGCCAACTATTCGGCGCAGATGATCGACGCGCTGGCCGAACGACTGCCCGGGCGGGATGCCCGGTTGCGCGCCGAACTGGTGATGTCGATGCTGACGGGTCTCGCCGTCATGCGTCGCAAGATGATGCAGGAGCACGCGACGGGCACCCCGGAAGAGGTGGTGGCGCACTACGCCCCGCTGGTGCAGGAGTTGCTCGACGGCTGA